AACGGAGGCTGCGGAGGGAGCGGAAAGAGCGAAAATGCGGCACCGCCCTTTGCGGGAGGGCAGGGGACGCAGGAGGACCCCTACCGGATCGCGACGGCGGAACAGCTCGCGAAGATCAAGGATTACCGGGACAAATCCTTCATCCTGATCTCGGACATCGACCTGTCGTCGTACGGCAACTGGGACCCGATCGGCACGTTCAACATGGCGAGCGACGACCCTGAAAAAAGTGAGGTCGCCAAATCCTCGCTTGCCTTCGTGGGCCGGTTCGACGGCGACGGGCACACGATCTCGAATCTGACCGTCAACCGCCCCGAGACCGTAGGCGTCGGGCTGTTCGGCTTCGTGATGGGCAATGCCGCTTCCCCGTCCATCCGGAACCTGACCCTCAGCAATGCGGACGTCAAAGGCGCCTGCATGGTTGGGGGCGTCGTCGGGGTGATCAACGGCGGGATAACCGGCATCAAGCTGACCGGCGGGAACAGGGTGGAAGGCTACATGGTCGGCGCCGTTGGCGGCATAGCGGGAATGGGGTACGGCGCCATCGAAAACTGCTCCGCCAACGCCAGCGTAACCTCCAACGGGAAGAACATGCAGGGGCTTGGCCTCATCTGCGGGGGCGGCAAGTGGCTGACCGTCCGCGCCTGCACGGCAGAGGGGAACGTCACGGCAAAGGGATTCGGGGCTTTTTCCGTAGGAGGGCTGGTCGGCTGCATCCAGGAATCGCCGGTCATGGAGAACTGCGCCGTAAAGGCGACCATCGATGCCTCGGACGAAAAGAGCTTCATGGTCGGCGGGTTGACGGGACACGCCGGCAATTACGACAAGAGCAGCCCCACCCTGATCCGGAACTGCTCTGCCGACGTCGACATCACGGTCTCGGCCTCGTCGAAGCGGGTCGGCGGGCTGGTCGGCGGAAACCTCTTCGTGTCGGCATTCCTGGAGGAGCACCCGGGCCCCTCGCTCTATCGCATAACCGGCTGCGCCACATCCGGCTCCATCAAGGGAAACGCGAGCCAAGTCGGGAGCATCGCCGGATACGGCTACGATTGCTCCGTCACGGACTGCACGAGCACGCTCGTCTGGAGCGGCGGGGCGATCAAACAGGTTGGCCTGATGCACGGTGCGGGGGATACGCCCGACCCCATCGGCCTGGATTATTATGCGGGCGAATGAACGATTGCAAGATGAAAAAGTGAGGCCATGCGTGCCTGCCTATACGCCTGATGGAACCGTGAGGCCGGCCGTCCGTTGGACGGCCGGCCTCACCCATCGCCGTGCATACCGCCAGGGGCGCTGCGGCGCCATCCGC
This sequence is a window from uncultured Fretibacterium sp.. Protein-coding genes within it:
- a CDS encoding GLUG motif-containing protein — its product is MKNLSLRSRRGALNIVMLFLLGVVLLANGGCGGSGKSENAAPPFAGGQGTQEDPYRIATAEQLAKIKDYRDKSFILISDIDLSSYGNWDPIGTFNMASDDPEKSEVAKSSLAFVGRFDGDGHTISNLTVNRPETVGVGLFGFVMGNAASPSIRNLTLSNADVKGACMVGGVVGVINGGITGIKLTGGNRVEGYMVGAVGGIAGMGYGAIENCSANASVTSNGKNMQGLGLICGGGKWLTVRACTAEGNVTAKGFGAFSVGGLVGCIQESPVMENCAVKATIDASDEKSFMVGGLTGHAGNYDKSSPTLIRNCSADVDITVSASSKRVGGLVGGNLFVSAFLEEHPGPSLYRITGCATSGSIKGNASQVGSIAGYGYDCSVTDCTSTLVWSGGAIKQVGLMHGAGDTPDPIGLDYYAGE